From the Comamonas odontotermitis genome, one window contains:
- a CDS encoding branched-chain amino acid ABC transporter substrate-binding protein, whose protein sequence is MDKGIKAAVAMVVAGMAVAAGAQEVVKIGTMSPLSGPQAHYGKDNVTGVRFAVEDLNAKGVTIGGKKIKFEVVAEDDAADPKQGTAAAQKLCDEKVAAVAGILNSGVAIPSSKIFNDCGVPFITGAATNPELTRPAYPGVFRIIANDNALGAALAGYAANTLKLKNVAVIDDRTAYGQGLANVFKKDAESKGVKIVASEFTNDKATDFMAILTSIKAKKPDAIFYGGMDAQAGPMLRQMVQLGMTNVKFFGGDGICTAELAKLATGTKTLENVVCADGGASLAKMPGGVEWKKRYDAKNPGVFQVYSPYFYDATMLIVDAMQRADSTDPKKYLPELRKSEYNGVTAKIAFQDNGELKVPLYTLSHYIAGKKTPIGE, encoded by the coding sequence ATGGACAAAGGTATCAAAGCAGCAGTGGCAATGGTGGTGGCCGGCATGGCAGTTGCTGCTGGCGCGCAGGAGGTGGTGAAGATCGGTACGATGAGTCCGCTGTCCGGCCCACAGGCCCACTACGGCAAGGACAATGTCACCGGCGTGCGTTTCGCCGTGGAGGACCTCAATGCCAAGGGTGTGACGATTGGCGGCAAGAAGATCAAGTTTGAAGTGGTGGCCGAAGACGATGCCGCCGATCCCAAGCAAGGCACTGCTGCCGCACAGAAACTGTGCGACGAGAAGGTGGCGGCCGTGGCTGGTATCCTGAACTCGGGCGTGGCCATTCCATCGTCCAAGATCTTCAACGACTGCGGCGTGCCGTTCATCACTGGTGCGGCCACCAACCCTGAACTGACCCGCCCCGCCTACCCAGGCGTGTTCCGTATCATCGCCAACGACAACGCATTGGGCGCTGCGCTGGCAGGCTACGCAGCCAATACGCTCAAGCTCAAGAACGTCGCCGTGATCGATGATCGTACCGCTTACGGCCAGGGCCTGGCCAACGTGTTTAAGAAGGACGCGGAATCCAAGGGTGTCAAGATCGTTGCTTCCGAATTCACTAACGACAAGGCCACCGACTTCATGGCAATCTTGACATCGATCAAGGCCAAGAAGCCCGATGCGATCTTCTACGGCGGCATGGATGCACAAGCCGGCCCCATGCTGCGTCAGATGGTGCAGTTGGGCATGACCAACGTGAAGTTCTTCGGTGGCGACGGCATCTGCACGGCTGAACTGGCCAAGCTGGCCACCGGCACCAAGACGCTGGAAAACGTGGTGTGCGCTGACGGCGGTGCTTCGCTGGCCAAGATGCCAGGCGGTGTCGAATGGAAGAAGCGCTACGACGCGAAGAACCCCGGTGTGTTCCAGGTCTACAGCCCGTACTTCTACGACGCGACCATGCTGATCGTCGACGCGATGCAGCGCGCCGATTCCACCGATCCCAAGAAGTACCTGCCTGAACTGCGCAAATCGGAGTACAACGGCGTGACCGCCAAGATCGCCTTCCAGGACAACGGCGAGCTGAAGGTGCCTCTGTACACGCTGAGCCACTACATTGCCGGCAAGAAGACGCCTATCGGCGAATAA
- a CDS encoding CDP-6-deoxy-delta-3,4-glucoseen reductase: MSSSPSAFQISVLPSGRAFATQASEAILTAAIRSGVGLPYGCKDGACSSCKCKKLSGTVVHGPHSDRALSAEEEAAGLILPCCAVPTSDVVIESRHVTDESAFPVKKMPVRVQTLERLSPDVIKLRLQLPAADTFRYHAGQYIEFLLAGGARRAYSMAVAPHQQDTGPGLELHIRHTPGGLFTDHVFGAMKEREILRIEGPFGSFYLNEDSDKPMVLLASGTGFAPIKALIEHLQHKGITRPAVLYWGGRRPQDLYMSDWVNARCAEMPSLRYVPVVSNALPEDGWSGRTGFVHQAVLDDFADLSGHEVYACGAPIVVDSARASFTAQRSLPDDAFHADSFVTEADKQNKV; the protein is encoded by the coding sequence ATGAGCTCTTCTCCCAGCGCGTTTCAAATCTCGGTTCTCCCCAGCGGACGCGCATTTGCCACCCAAGCCTCTGAAGCCATCCTGACCGCCGCCATCCGCAGCGGCGTGGGTCTGCCCTATGGCTGCAAGGACGGCGCCTGCAGCTCCTGCAAGTGCAAGAAGCTCAGTGGCACCGTCGTACATGGCCCGCACAGCGATCGCGCGCTGAGCGCCGAGGAAGAGGCGGCGGGCCTGATCCTGCCGTGCTGCGCCGTGCCGACGAGCGATGTGGTGATCGAATCGCGCCATGTCACCGACGAGAGCGCCTTCCCGGTCAAGAAGATGCCGGTGCGGGTGCAGACGCTCGAACGCCTTTCGCCCGATGTGATCAAGCTGCGCCTGCAGTTGCCTGCGGCAGACACCTTCCGCTACCACGCGGGCCAGTACATCGAATTCCTGCTGGCGGGCGGCGCGCGCCGCGCGTACTCGATGGCCGTGGCTCCACACCAGCAGGACACCGGCCCCGGGCTGGAGCTGCACATTCGCCACACCCCTGGCGGCCTGTTCACCGACCATGTGTTTGGCGCAATGAAAGAGCGCGAGATATTGCGCATCGAAGGCCCGTTTGGCAGCTTCTACCTCAATGAGGACAGCGACAAGCCCATGGTGCTGCTCGCATCGGGTACCGGCTTTGCGCCCATCAAGGCGTTGATCGAGCATTTGCAGCACAAGGGCATTACCCGTCCCGCCGTGCTGTACTGGGGTGGCCGCCGGCCGCAGGATCTGTACATGAGCGACTGGGTGAATGCCCGCTGCGCCGAAATGCCCAGCCTGCGTTACGTACCCGTGGTATCCAACGCCCTGCCCGAAGACGGCTGGAGCGGCCGCACCGGCTTTGTGCACCAGGCCGTACTGGACGATTTTGCCGATCTGTCAGGCCACGAGGTGTATGCCTGCGGCGCGCCCATCGTGGTGGACTCGGCCCGCGCAAGCTTTACCGCACAGCGCAGCCTGCCCGATGATGCGTTCCATGCCGACTCCTTTGTCACCGAAGCAGACAAGCAGAACAAGGTCTGA
- the hda gene encoding DnaA regulatory inactivator Hda — MKQMALDLGLAPGPNLQRFFPGSNQAALEHLRLQVGDGWGTPRSPVPTYLWGEMGVGKTYLLRAVAETLREQGATVGWLDANTRFPSAFNERWSAVILDEVHFYNSVQQAAAFNWFVNATSPATGARRWVLAAGDAPPSDLKLRDDLRTRLGWGEIYQLHLLTEEQRRGVLKDEAQQRGLTLPDDVMDYMLKRFSRDLGSLMQLLDHLDNFALRNKRALTIPLLKDMLETE, encoded by the coding sequence ATGAAGCAGATGGCGCTGGATCTGGGACTGGCCCCCGGGCCCAACCTGCAGCGGTTCTTTCCGGGCTCCAACCAGGCGGCGCTGGAGCATCTGCGCCTGCAGGTGGGTGACGGGTGGGGAACTCCCCGTTCGCCAGTGCCCACTTACCTGTGGGGTGAGATGGGGGTGGGCAAGACCTATCTGCTGCGAGCCGTGGCCGAAACCCTGCGAGAGCAGGGGGCCACGGTGGGCTGGCTGGATGCGAATACCCGCTTTCCCAGCGCGTTCAATGAGCGCTGGTCGGCGGTGATTCTGGATGAGGTGCATTTTTACAACTCCGTCCAGCAGGCGGCGGCATTCAACTGGTTTGTGAATGCCACCAGCCCGGCAACGGGTGCGCGGCGCTGGGTGCTGGCGGCAGGCGATGCGCCGCCTTCAGACCTGAAGCTGCGTGATGATTTGCGCACCCGGCTGGGCTGGGGCGAGATTTACCAGCTACACCTGCTGACCGAGGAGCAGCGCCGTGGCGTGCTCAAGGATGAGGCGCAGCAGCGCGGGCTGACGTTGCCGGACGATGTGATGGACTATATGCTCAAGCGTTTTTCGCGCGACCTGGGCAGCCTGATGCAGCTGCTGGACCATCTGGACAATTTTGCGTTGCGCAACAAGCGGGCTTTGACGATCCCGCTGCTCAAAGACATGCTGGAGACGGAGTGA
- a CDS encoding DUF4124 domain-containing protein → MRQPSASLRTMHTALQIRSWGLAVVAGTSLWLAGPHGAQAQVTRCTDPATGKVTYTDGECARGTSATEIERRKSDEELAQDRAREREALRAKAERREQELEQRKLEADERTAQNAATRSQGRQRPDYANSAACHQSRERYTAASAAAADRSMGSQAQLDAAKRQMELDCMGPDAYGRLEASRPAPSTTVVNDDYWDRYPHGRPHPPRPQPQPVQPAPSITRCDVFKCVDSQGYSHPRGQIGETAPRPVQPSVNPRNCRSQGGSAAC, encoded by the coding sequence ATGCGCCAACCTTCTGCATCGCTTCGCACCATGCATACCGCCTTGCAAATCAGAAGCTGGGGGCTGGCCGTCGTCGCTGGTACCAGCCTGTGGCTGGCGGGGCCCCATGGCGCGCAGGCGCAGGTGACCCGCTGCACAGACCCGGCTACGGGCAAGGTCACCTATACCGATGGTGAATGCGCACGCGGTACCAGCGCCACCGAGATCGAGCGCCGCAAGAGCGATGAGGAGCTGGCCCAGGACCGCGCACGCGAGCGCGAAGCACTCCGCGCCAAGGCAGAGAGGCGCGAGCAGGAGTTGGAACAGCGAAAGCTCGAAGCCGATGAGCGCACGGCCCAGAATGCAGCCACCCGCAGTCAGGGCCGCCAACGCCCCGATTACGCCAACTCGGCCGCCTGTCACCAGTCACGCGAGCGCTACACCGCAGCCTCTGCCGCGGCGGCAGACCGCAGCATGGGCAGCCAGGCACAACTGGATGCCGCAAAGCGCCAGATGGAACTCGACTGCATGGGCCCTGACGCCTATGGCCGCCTCGAAGCCAGCCGCCCCGCGCCTTCAACGACCGTGGTCAACGACGACTATTGGGACCGCTATCCCCATGGGCGCCCCCATCCGCCCCGGCCCCAGCCCCAGCCGGTGCAACCTGCCCCTTCCATCACCCGCTGCGATGTGTTCAAGTGCGTGGATTCGCAAGGCTATTCCCACCCCCGAGGCCAGATTGGCGAGACGGCTCCCCGCCCCGTACAGCCTAGCGTCAACCCACGAAACTGCCGCAGCCAAGGCGGCAGCGCCGCTTGCTGA
- a CDS encoding histidinol-phosphatase gives MNTTAAAKPRLALFDLDHTLLPLDSDYEWGEFTLRKGWCDKEEFGSRNAAFFADYQKGTLDIHEYVRFATEAIRRLGRDAADAAHAVFMREVIEPHIQPAARALLQQHRDAGDTIVIVTATNEFVTRPIAKALGVEHLLAVNLERDATGWITGEIAGVPTMRAGKVTRMDDWLAERGLSWDTVDSTFYSDSMNDVPLLEKVNTPIATNPDERLRKLAAERGWRILDLLEPHA, from the coding sequence ATGAATACCACTGCCGCTGCCAAGCCACGGCTCGCGCTTTTTGACCTGGATCACACCCTGCTGCCACTCGATTCCGACTACGAGTGGGGCGAGTTCACCTTGCGCAAAGGCTGGTGCGACAAGGAGGAGTTCGGCAGCCGTAACGCCGCATTCTTTGCCGACTACCAGAAAGGCACGCTCGACATTCACGAATACGTGCGCTTTGCAACCGAGGCCATCCGCAGGCTGGGCCGCGATGCTGCCGATGCCGCGCACGCCGTGTTCATGCGTGAGGTGATCGAGCCCCACATCCAGCCAGCGGCGCGCGCGTTGCTGCAGCAGCACCGCGATGCAGGCGACACCATCGTGATCGTTACTGCCACCAACGAATTCGTGACCCGCCCGATTGCGAAGGCATTGGGTGTGGAGCATTTGCTGGCCGTCAATCTGGAGCGCGATGCCACGGGCTGGATCACCGGCGAAATCGCTGGCGTGCCCACCATGCGTGCAGGCAAGGTCACCCGCATGGATGACTGGCTGGCAGAGCGAGGACTCTCCTGGGACACGGTGGACAGCACGTTCTACAGCGATTCGATGAACGACGTGCCGCTGCTGGAAAAGGTCAACACCCCCATCGCGACCAACCCCGATGAACGCCTGCGCAAGCTGGCTGCCGAGCGCGGCTGGCGCATCCTGGATTTGCTGGAGCCCCACGCATGA
- the folK gene encoding 2-amino-4-hydroxy-6-hydroxymethyldihydropteridine diphosphokinase, whose product MSNFALPLAAQAQQQPDGDWTPAVGHAVRAWIGLGANLGDRGEAMQQALAQLATTPGVAVERVSSLYASKPVDSDGPDYLNAVAQLVTRLPAHALLLVLQQLEQAAGRERPYRNAPRTLDLDLLLYASRETVVSLPDLQVPHPRMWQRAFVLSPLQELQPAWVSDAQLQPLLVQGVARAEGPAWALPA is encoded by the coding sequence ATGAGTAATTTTGCATTGCCGCTTGCAGCGCAGGCGCAGCAGCAACCTGACGGTGACTGGACACCTGCTGTAGGGCACGCCGTGCGCGCGTGGATTGGGCTGGGTGCCAACCTGGGAGATCGCGGGGAGGCGATGCAGCAGGCATTGGCGCAACTGGCGACCACGCCCGGGGTGGCGGTGGAGCGGGTGTCGTCGCTGTACGCCAGCAAGCCGGTGGATTCAGACGGGCCGGATTACCTCAATGCCGTGGCCCAGTTGGTGACCCGGCTGCCTGCCCATGCATTGCTCCTGGTACTGCAGCAACTGGAGCAGGCGGCAGGCCGTGAGCGCCCTTATCGCAATGCGCCGCGCACCCTTGATCTGGATTTGCTGCTGTACGCCAGCCGCGAGACGGTGGTGAGCCTGCCCGATCTGCAGGTGCCGCACCCGCGCATGTGGCAGCGTGCCTTTGTGCTGTCGCCACTGCAGGAGTTGCAGCCTGCATGGGTCAGCGATGCGCAACTGCAGCCGCTCTTGGTGCAGGGTGTGGCGCGCGCAGAAGGCCCGGCCTGGGCACTGCCTGCTTAG
- the purM gene encoding phosphoribosylformylglycinamidine cyclo-ligase: MSSSTTSTPLSYKDAGVDIDAGDALVERIKPLAKKTMREGVMAGIGGFGALFEVPKRYKEPVLVSGTDGVGTKLKLAFEWNMHDTVGIDLVAMSVNDVLVQGAEPLFFLDYFACGKLHVDTAAAVVGGIAKGCELSGCALIGGETAEMPGMYPDGEYDLAGFAVGAVEKSKILTGQNVQAGDVVLGLASHGVHSNGFSLVRKCIERAESQGNVPATLDGKPFKQAIMEPTRLYVKNVLSVLAEQPIKALAHITGGGLLENIPRVLPEGLGAQLVKGSWPQTELFAWLQKTAGIDDIEMNRTFNNGIGMVVVVPAESAEAVKSAFAALGEQVWTIGSIGPRGSEAAVTVR, encoded by the coding sequence ATGAGCTCTTCTACTACCTCTACCCCTCTCTCGTACAAAGATGCCGGCGTTGATATCGACGCAGGCGATGCGCTGGTGGAGCGCATCAAGCCCCTGGCCAAAAAGACCATGCGCGAAGGCGTGATGGCTGGCATCGGTGGCTTTGGCGCCCTGTTCGAGGTTCCCAAGCGCTACAAGGAGCCCGTGCTCGTCTCCGGCACCGATGGTGTGGGCACCAAGCTCAAGCTCGCCTTCGAATGGAACATGCACGACACTGTGGGCATCGACCTGGTGGCCATGAGCGTGAACGATGTGCTGGTGCAAGGCGCCGAGCCGCTGTTCTTCCTGGATTACTTTGCCTGCGGCAAGCTCCATGTCGACACCGCTGCCGCCGTGGTGGGCGGCATCGCCAAGGGTTGCGAGTTGTCGGGCTGCGCGCTGATTGGCGGCGAAACCGCCGAGATGCCCGGCATGTACCCCGACGGCGAATACGACCTGGCAGGCTTTGCCGTGGGCGCCGTCGAGAAAAGCAAGATTTTGACCGGCCAGAACGTGCAGGCAGGCGATGTGGTGCTGGGCCTGGCCTCGCATGGCGTGCACTCCAATGGCTTCTCGCTGGTGCGCAAGTGCATCGAGCGCGCCGAAAGCCAGGGCAACGTGCCCGCCACGCTGGATGGCAAGCCCTTCAAGCAGGCCATCATGGAGCCCACGCGCCTGTATGTGAAGAACGTGCTGAGCGTGCTGGCCGAGCAGCCCATCAAGGCGCTGGCCCATATCACCGGCGGCGGCTTGCTGGAAAACATTCCACGCGTGCTGCCCGAAGGGCTGGGCGCGCAACTGGTCAAGGGCAGCTGGCCCCAGACCGAACTGTTTGCCTGGCTGCAGAAGACTGCGGGTATCGACGATATCGAAATGAACCGCACCTTCAACAATGGCATCGGCATGGTGGTGGTGGTGCCCGCCGAGAGCGCCGAAGCCGTCAAGAGCGCCTTTGCCGCACTTGGTGAACAAGTGTGGACGATTGGCAGCATTGGCCCACGCGGCAGCGAAGCAGCTGTCACGGTGCGCTAA
- a CDS encoding NAD-dependent epimerase/dehydratase family protein — protein MGRTRQTVRVCFYSPEKLIVPSIQKPQRVRRVPRALPSRFRRQRVLIVGCGDVGQRVARLWQPVERRISMQLAAGAHLVCAESSNLIAKEGVHPNHRQPLVRALTSSPDKCAALRAQGILPLLGNLDDVTSLRRLAGLAQRVVHLAPPAAIASAEGEAAASVQDRRTRHLLRALVRRAHSAPALVYGSTSGVYGDWQGAWVDEAMPLRATTARALRRVDAESQLRSWALRFQHSGVRVHVLRIPGIYAGDREGGTPVARLLRGTPALRAEDDVFTSHIHADDLARAVALALWRGRPQRTTNVADDSALRMGDYFDLAADLWQLPRPPRISRADAAQQLSPVLLSFMSESRRVSNRRMKTELGLRLRYPTVQQGLAAAYQLSMDLPKK, from the coding sequence ATGGGCCGCACCAGACAGACTGTAAGAGTGTGTTTCTACTCCCCCGAAAAGCTTATTGTGCCTTCAATTCAAAAACCGCAGCGCGTGCGGCGTGTACCACGCGCGCTGCCTTCGCGCTTCAGGCGGCAGCGTGTGTTGATCGTTGGCTGCGGCGACGTGGGCCAGCGCGTGGCCCGTCTGTGGCAGCCTGTGGAGCGTCGCATTTCGATGCAACTGGCCGCTGGCGCTCATCTGGTATGTGCTGAATCATCAAATTTGATAGCAAAAGAGGGTGTTCACCCCAATCACCGGCAGCCTCTGGTGCGGGCGCTCACCTCATCGCCAGACAAATGTGCCGCACTGCGTGCGCAGGGCATTCTGCCGCTGCTGGGCAACCTTGACGATGTGACCAGCCTGCGCCGGCTGGCAGGGCTGGCGCAGCGCGTGGTGCATCTGGCGCCGCCTGCTGCCATCGCATCCGCCGAAGGCGAGGCTGCAGCCAGCGTGCAGGACCGGCGCACCCGCCATCTGTTGCGGGCGCTGGTGCGCCGGGCCCATAGCGCGCCCGCTCTGGTGTATGGATCGACCAGCGGCGTATATGGCGACTGGCAAGGCGCCTGGGTGGATGAGGCCATGCCCCTCAGAGCCACCACGGCGCGAGCGCTGCGGCGGGTGGACGCCGAAAGCCAGTTGCGGAGCTGGGCTCTGCGCTTTCAGCACAGCGGCGTGCGGGTGCATGTGCTGCGTATCCCCGGCATTTACGCAGGCGACCGCGAGGGCGGCACGCCGGTTGCGCGCCTGCTGCGGGGCACGCCCGCATTGCGGGCAGAGGACGATGTTTTCACCAGCCATATCCATGCGGACGACCTGGCGCGCGCCGTGGCGCTGGCGCTGTGGCGCGGCAGACCACAGCGCACCACCAACGTGGCAGATGATTCCGCCCTGCGCATGGGCGATTATTTCGACCTGGCCGCCGACCTGTGGCAATTGCCGCGCCCGCCGCGTATCAGCCGGGCGGATGCGGCGCAGCAACTCAGCCCTGTGCTGCTGAGCTTCATGAGCGAATCGCGCCGTGTGTCCAACCGGCGCATGAAGACGGAGCTGGGCCTGAGGCTGCGCTACCCGACGGTGCAGCAAGGCCTGGCGGCGGCATATCAGTTGTCAATGGATTTGCCAAAAAAATAG
- a CDS encoding 6,7-dimethyl-8-ribityllumazine synthase, translating into MNQMSSISYSIGKAQRLAIVSAQWHADIVHQARDAAVAQLAELGWQKDQIDLIDVPGAFEIPLVLKRLAQTGQYAGLMACGLVVNGGIYRHEFVTTAVIDGLMRVQMDTGVPVFSAVLTPRDFHDSQEHHDFFHQHFVKKGTELARACDATVQLHRSLETQQTHRQQPLHSLAA; encoded by the coding sequence ATGAATCAGATGTCCTCCATTTCCTATTCCATCGGCAAGGCTCAGCGGCTGGCCATTGTCAGCGCGCAGTGGCATGCCGACATCGTGCACCAGGCGCGCGATGCGGCTGTCGCCCAACTGGCCGAGCTTGGCTGGCAAAAAGACCAGATCGATCTCATCGATGTACCTGGTGCCTTCGAGATTCCGCTCGTGCTCAAGCGCCTTGCACAGACGGGCCAATACGCGGGCCTGATGGCCTGTGGCCTGGTGGTCAACGGCGGCATCTATCGTCACGAATTTGTGACGACAGCGGTCATCGATGGCCTGATGCGTGTGCAGATGGATACGGGTGTGCCCGTTTTCTCGGCCGTGCTGACTCCGCGCGATTTCCACGACTCGCAAGAGCACCACGACTTCTTCCATCAGCATTTCGTCAAGAAGGGCACGGAACTGGCCCGCGCCTGCGACGCAACGGTTCAACTGCACCGTTCGCTGGAGACCCAGCAAACCCACAGGCAGCAGCCTCTGCACAGCCTGGCTGCGTAA
- the pcnB gene encoding polynucleotide adenylyltransferase PcnB, giving the protein MIKNIIDKLLGKSAAVGKAKNPFGKREEVPVEVHHIDPKLVDRRAVDVCSTLKEAGFEAYIVGGAVRDLLLGLRPKDFDVATNATPEQVKNLFRRAFIIGRRFRIVHVVYGRGRENEVIEVTTFRAFLDSSKAEQVQGNEKTSKAALAGMKLAVDESGRVLRDNVWGPQNEDAARRDFTVNAMYYDPQTQIVVDYHKGIRDAQKLVLRMIGDPATRYREDPVRIIRAVRFAAKLSKKGFTIDPKTAKPLVECAQLLQEVPQSRMFDEMLKLLQTGHALASVEQLRKLGLAKGIYPLLDVVVDRADLPFVQAALMDTDRRVAEGKSVAPSFLLACVLWQDVKAGWDARLDRGEHPFPALQDAIDEVFNLRIGDVSGRGKLAADMREIWVMQPRFEKRTGSTPFGMIAQVRFRAGFDFLRLRADVDEVDEMLANWWQEFQQADEARREDLIAQVREEQRAKQKGATGAKRGAKKPASKAPVESSDASALQAVAQQALNDGETLDAPAKKRRRRRRKPGGAGQGNSGAGE; this is encoded by the coding sequence ATGATCAAGAACATCATTGACAAACTGCTGGGCAAGAGCGCTGCCGTCGGCAAGGCCAAGAACCCATTCGGCAAGCGCGAGGAAGTGCCTGTCGAGGTGCACCATATCGATCCCAAGCTGGTGGACCGGCGCGCCGTTGATGTCTGCAGCACCTTGAAGGAAGCTGGGTTTGAGGCTTATATCGTCGGCGGCGCCGTGCGCGATCTGCTGCTGGGTCTGCGCCCCAAGGATTTCGACGTGGCCACCAACGCCACGCCCGAGCAGGTCAAGAACCTGTTTCGCCGCGCCTTCATCATTGGGCGGCGCTTTCGCATCGTGCACGTGGTTTACGGTCGCGGCCGCGAGAATGAAGTCATCGAAGTCACCACCTTCCGCGCCTTCCTCGACAGCTCCAAGGCCGAGCAGGTGCAGGGCAACGAAAAAACCAGCAAGGCCGCCCTTGCCGGCATGAAGCTGGCGGTGGACGAAAGTGGCCGCGTGCTGCGCGACAACGTCTGGGGTCCGCAGAACGAGGACGCGGCGCGCCGCGACTTCACCGTCAACGCCATGTACTACGATCCGCAGACGCAGATCGTGGTGGATTACCACAAGGGCATCCGCGATGCGCAAAAGCTCGTGCTGCGCATGATCGGCGACCCGGCCACGCGCTACCGCGAAGACCCGGTGCGCATCATCCGTGCCGTGCGCTTTGCCGCCAAGCTCAGCAAGAAAGGCTTCACCATCGACCCCAAGACGGCCAAGCCGCTGGTCGAGTGCGCGCAGCTGCTGCAGGAAGTGCCCCAGAGCCGCATGTTCGATGAGATGCTCAAGCTGCTGCAGACCGGCCATGCGCTCGCGTCGGTCGAGCAGTTGCGCAAGCTGGGCCTGGCCAAGGGCATCTATCCTCTGCTGGACGTGGTGGTAGATCGTGCCGATCTGCCCTTTGTGCAGGCTGCGCTGATGGACACCGACCGCCGCGTGGCCGAAGGCAAGAGCGTGGCGCCGAGCTTCTTGCTCGCCTGCGTGCTGTGGCAGGACGTGAAGGCAGGCTGGGATGCGCGCCTGGATCGGGGCGAGCACCCGTTCCCGGCCCTGCAGGATGCGATTGACGAGGTGTTCAACCTGCGCATTGGCGATGTGTCAGGGCGCGGCAAGCTGGCCGCCGACATGCGCGAGATCTGGGTGATGCAGCCGCGCTTTGAAAAGCGCACGGGCAGCACGCCGTTCGGCATGATCGCCCAGGTGCGTTTCCGTGCGGGCTTTGACTTCCTGCGCCTGCGTGCCGATGTGGACGAGGTGGACGAGATGCTGGCCAACTGGTGGCAGGAGTTCCAGCAGGCCGACGAGGCACGCCGGGAAGACCTGATCGCCCAGGTGCGCGAAGAGCAGCGTGCCAAACAAAAGGGCGCCACAGGTGCCAAGCGGGGTGCCAAAAAGCCGGCCAGCAAGGCCCCGGTGGAGAGCTCGGACGCCAGCGCGCTGCAGGCCGTAGCCCAGCAGGCACTGAATGACGGGGAAACATTGGATGCACCCGCCAAGAAGCGCCGCCGCCGCCGTCGCAAGCCCGGAGGCGCAGGGCAGGGCAACAGCGGTGCGGGTGAGTGA
- a CDS encoding Bug family tripartite tricarboxylate transporter substrate binding protein: MQRRNLLLSAVLAASTLAAPGAFAEPVIRLVVPYAPGGPLDVTSRVLAERVRDQLGTVVVDNKAGAGGNIGADIVAKAAPDGLTIGLAATATHAVNPWLYSKMPFDAGKDFAAITQMVRVPNVLVMNAQRAQSLGINNVADLIAYAKKNPGKLNYGSGGNGSAGHLAGEMMKRQAGIFAVHVPYRGANPAQLALLSGEVDFNIDNLAAASANIHSGKLKALAVTSLHESPMLPGVQPLANTLKGFEIDTWWGLVAPAGTPAEVINRLNKAFTDALKDPATKTKFAGLMAEPVPTTPAQFDKFMAAERNKYESVVKMSGAKVD, translated from the coding sequence ATGCAACGCAGAAACCTTTTGTTGTCGGCCGTGCTGGCCGCATCCACCCTGGCAGCGCCAGGCGCATTTGCAGAACCCGTGATCCGCCTGGTGGTGCCCTACGCACCCGGCGGCCCGCTGGATGTGACCTCGCGCGTCCTGGCCGAGAGGGTACGGGACCAGTTGGGCACCGTGGTGGTGGACAACAAGGCCGGCGCAGGCGGCAATATCGGGGCCGACATCGTTGCCAAGGCAGCGCCCGATGGGCTGACCATCGGCCTGGCAGCCACGGCTACCCATGCCGTCAATCCCTGGCTCTACAGCAAGATGCCTTTTGACGCCGGCAAGGACTTTGCCGCGATCACGCAGATGGTGCGTGTACCCAATGTGCTGGTGATGAACGCCCAGCGCGCGCAGAGCCTGGGCATCAACAATGTGGCCGACCTGATCGCCTACGCCAAGAAGAACCCCGGTAAGCTGAACTACGGCAGCGGCGGCAACGGCAGCGCGGGCCACCTGGCAGGCGAGATGATGAAGCGCCAGGCCGGCATTTTCGCCGTGCACGTTCCCTACCGCGGCGCCAACCCCGCGCAACTGGCTCTGTTGTCGGGCGAAGTGGATTTCAACATCGATAACCTGGCCGCAGCATCGGCCAACATCCACAGCGGCAAGCTCAAGGCGCTGGCTGTCACCAGCCTGCACGAGAGCCCCATGCTGCCGGGCGTGCAGCCACTGGCAAACACGCTCAAGGGCTTTGAGATCGATACCTGGTGGGGTCTGGTGGCTCCGGCCGGCACACCTGCCGAGGTCATCAACCGCCTGAACAAGGCCTTTACCGATGCGCTGAAAGACCCGGCCACCAAGACCAAATTCGCTGGTCTGATGGCCGAACCCGTGCCCACCACGCCTGCGCAGTTCGACAAGTTCATGGCTGCCGAGCGCAACAAGTACGAATCGGTGGTGAAGATGTCCGGCGCCAAGGTGGACTGA